One region of Leptospira fainei serovar Hurstbridge str. BUT 6 genomic DNA includes:
- the atpC gene encoding ATP synthase F1 subunit epsilon — protein MASPKLKVSVISPEKLLYTGEADSLIVPGSEGFFGVLPGHTSLVSLLGIGVLEIRQGNKTKIAVIEGGFFEIRNNNVTILTDHGSLKEEIDLEAAKKSLEDAEALPLSLEKNLLLQKAKTRILAASR, from the coding sequence ATGGCTAGTCCTAAACTTAAGGTTTCCGTTATTTCTCCGGAAAAGCTTCTCTATACCGGAGAAGCGGATAGTCTGATCGTTCCAGGAAGCGAGGGATTTTTTGGAGTTCTTCCAGGACATACCTCCCTTGTCTCCCTGCTAGGTATCGGTGTTTTGGAAATCAGACAAGGAAACAAAACTAAGATCGCGGTTATCGAAGGCGGTTTTTTCGAAATCCGTAATAATAATGTTACGATCTTGACGGACCATGGCAGCTTGAAAGAAGAAATCGATTTAGAAGCCGCCAAGAAATCTCTGGAAGATGCGGAAGCTCTTCCTCTCTCTCTGGAGAAAAATCTCCTCCTCCAAAAGGCAAAAACCCGAATTTTAGCGGCTTCCCGCTAA
- the atpD gene encoding F0F1 ATP synthase subunit beta — MSKGKIKQIIGSVLDIEFESGHLPEIFNALEIQSAAGGKKEKIVAEVQQHIGGATVRAIALSSTDGLIRGQEVIDTGTSISVPVGEVTLGRIFNVLGEAIDEGPVVQVKERKPIHRAAPGYEDLSSRTEVFETGIKVIDLLAPYIKGGKTGLFGGAGVGKTVLIQELINNIAKQHGGFSVFAGVGERTREGNDLWREMKESGVIDKTVLCYGQMNEPPGARLRVALSALTMAEHFRDSIGTDVLLFVDNIFRFSQAGSEVSALLGRMPSAVGYQPTLSTEMGALQERITSTRKGSITSVQAIYVPADDLTDPAPATAFAHLDATTVLSRAISDKGIYPAVDPLDSTSRVMNAEVLGQEHYSVAREVQRILQRYKDLQDIIAILGMDELSEDDKVLVARARKIEKFLSQPFHVAEVFTGFPGKYVKLADTVRSFKEVISGNYDHLPEQAFYMVGTIEDAIEKSKNLRA, encoded by the coding sequence ATGAGCAAAGGTAAGATCAAACAAATCATCGGGTCGGTTTTGGATATCGAGTTTGAATCCGGGCACCTGCCTGAAATTTTTAATGCACTTGAAATTCAGTCCGCGGCTGGAGGAAAAAAGGAAAAAATCGTAGCGGAAGTCCAGCAGCACATCGGTGGTGCAACTGTTCGCGCGATCGCTCTTTCTTCCACTGACGGATTAATTCGCGGTCAGGAAGTGATCGATACGGGGACTTCAATTTCTGTTCCCGTAGGTGAAGTAACTCTCGGACGGATTTTCAACGTGTTAGGAGAGGCGATCGACGAAGGTCCGGTAGTTCAAGTAAAAGAACGCAAGCCGATTCACCGTGCCGCTCCAGGATACGAAGATCTTTCTTCTCGTACTGAAGTCTTCGAAACCGGAATCAAAGTCATCGATCTTCTTGCTCCTTATATCAAAGGGGGAAAAACCGGACTCTTCGGAGGCGCCGGAGTCGGTAAGACGGTTCTCATCCAGGAATTGATCAATAACATCGCCAAACAACACGGCGGTTTTTCCGTATTCGCAGGAGTCGGTGAAAGAACCCGTGAAGGAAACGACCTCTGGCGTGAGATGAAGGAATCCGGGGTTATCGACAAGACCGTCCTTTGTTACGGCCAGATGAACGAGCCCCCAGGCGCTCGTCTCCGAGTGGCTTTATCCGCCCTTACGATGGCGGAGCATTTCCGCGATTCGATCGGGACAGACGTACTTTTATTCGTGGATAATATTTTCCGTTTCTCTCAAGCAGGATCGGAAGTATCCGCTCTTTTAGGAAGGATGCCTTCTGCAGTGGGTTATCAACCGACTCTATCTACCGAAATGGGCGCTCTTCAAGAGAGGATTACCTCTACTCGCAAAGGTTCTATTACTTCAGTTCAGGCAATTTACGTTCCTGCGGACGACTTGACCGACCCGGCTCCTGCGACTGCATTCGCGCACTTGGATGCGACTACGGTTCTTTCTCGTGCAATCTCCGACAAAGGAATTTATCCTGCGGTTGACCCATTGGATTCGACCTCTCGGGTCATGAATGCCGAAGTTTTAGGCCAGGAACATTATAGTGTTGCTCGAGAAGTTCAAAGGATTCTGCAGCGCTATAAGGACCTTCAAGATATTATTGCAATCTTGGGTATGGACGAACTTTCCGAGGATGACAAGGTTCTCGTGGCTCGTGCGAGAAAGATTGAAAAATTCCTGTCTCAACCGTTCCATGTGGCAGAGGTCTTCACCGGATTTCCGGGTAAATATGTCAAATTGGCAGACACTGTCCGTTCTTTCAAAGAAGTGATTTCCGGAAATTACGATCATCTTCCCGAGCAAGCCTTCTATATGGTGGGAACCATCGAAGACGCGATCGAGAAGTCTAAAAACCTGAGGGCATAA
- the atpG gene encoding ATP synthase F1 subunit gamma, with amino-acid sequence MATQREIKKRIVSVKNTRKITRTMEMVATAKSKKLSDRVNASHPFSNKIKEMVGSLASLSEVVKSPYLRRPQTIRSIALLVITANRGLCGGYNSNANRLAKSRILELREKGIDVRLFVVGKKGTSFFKFAGEKIEKSYTHINDKSGYKEAEEFADFFLDLFAREEVDAVEIVSTVYHSSASQRAEVTKILPFEPKGESSVGDSVVYEPSPESILESLLPLVVKTAFLKAILEANCSEQIAQRIAMKSATDAASDMIKVLTRGYNRVRQAKITQEISEIVAGADSLN; translated from the coding sequence TTGGCTACACAAAGGGAAATAAAAAAGCGGATCGTATCCGTTAAAAATACCCGAAAGATCACTCGGACAATGGAGATGGTGGCAACCGCTAAATCCAAGAAATTGAGCGATCGGGTAAACGCTTCCCATCCTTTTTCCAATAAGATTAAGGAGATGGTTGGATCTCTTGCTTCTCTTTCAGAAGTAGTCAAGAGTCCTTATTTGCGGAGACCTCAAACGATCCGAAGCATAGCGCTTCTCGTGATTACCGCGAACCGAGGACTTTGCGGCGGTTACAACTCGAACGCAAACCGTTTGGCAAAAAGCAGAATTCTCGAACTAAGAGAAAAGGGCATCGACGTAAGGCTGTTCGTAGTCGGGAAGAAAGGAACTTCCTTTTTCAAATTCGCGGGTGAGAAGATCGAGAAATCGTATACTCATATCAATGATAAATCGGGATACAAGGAAGCGGAAGAATTTGCCGACTTTTTCCTGGATTTATTCGCGAGGGAAGAGGTGGACGCGGTTGAAATCGTATCTACGGTTTATCACTCTTCAGCTTCCCAGCGTGCGGAAGTAACCAAGATTCTTCCTTTTGAACCGAAGGGAGAAAGTTCTGTCGGAGACAGCGTGGTTTATGAACCGAGTCCCGAAAGCATCTTGGAATCTTTACTTCCTTTGGTGGTTAAGACGGCATTTTTAAAGGCGATTCTGGAAGCGAACTGTTCTGAGCAGATCGCACAGCGCATAGCTATGAAGTCCGCAACCGACGCGGCCTCCGACATGATCAAGGTTTTGACCCGCGGATATAACCGTGTTCGTCAAGCCAAGATCACTCAAGAGATCTCGGAGATCGTTGCAGGAGCGGATTCGCTAAACTAG
- the atpA gene encoding F0F1 ATP synthase subunit alpha, with protein MKIKTDEIASVLKQEILNYKKDLSVEEVGTVLEVGDGIARVFGLKNVMAGELVEFQNGVRGQAFNLEDNSVGVIIYGEYKNIQEGHTVKRTSKILEVPVGPELLGRVVNPLGEPLDGKGPINAKQTRPVESPAPGISMRQPVEEPMQTGIKSIDAMIPIGRGQRELIIGDRGTGKTSIALDTIINQKGSGVICVYVAIGQKASTVATTVEKLKAVGAMDYTIVVSATAADPAPMQYIAPYSGCSFAEYFMYNEKKATLVVYDDLSKQAVAYRQMSLLLRRPPGREAYPGDVFYLHSRLLERAAKLDEKYGAGSLTALPIIETQEGEVSAYIPTNVISITDGQIYLQSNLFASGVRPAVDVGISVSRVGSAAQIKAMKQVAGKMKLELAQFRELEAFAQLGTELDPITQSQLDRGYRIVEVLKQPVSNPYPVEEQVVEIFAVTRGHMDKIPVSKAREFGVHLLNTIREQYPEVFKAIRTEKKIADEGKLGEVVSKIAGEFVRNLK; from the coding sequence ATGAAAATTAAAACGGACGAAATTGCGTCGGTTCTTAAACAAGAAATCCTAAATTATAAAAAAGACCTAAGTGTAGAAGAAGTCGGAACCGTTCTGGAAGTAGGGGACGGTATCGCGAGAGTCTTCGGACTTAAAAACGTTATGGCCGGAGAGCTCGTTGAATTCCAAAACGGCGTTCGCGGACAGGCGTTCAACTTGGAAGATAACTCGGTAGGTGTGATCATTTACGGGGAATACAAGAATATCCAAGAAGGACATACCGTAAAAAGAACGAGTAAAATTCTGGAAGTGCCGGTAGGACCGGAACTTTTGGGCCGAGTCGTAAACCCGTTAGGCGAACCGCTAGACGGAAAAGGCCCGATCAACGCGAAGCAGACTCGCCCGGTGGAAAGCCCGGCACCCGGTATCTCGATGAGACAACCTGTCGAAGAGCCGATGCAAACCGGTATCAAAAGTATCGATGCAATGATCCCGATCGGTCGTGGTCAACGAGAGTTGATCATCGGTGACCGTGGAACGGGTAAAACTTCCATCGCACTCGATACGATTATCAATCAAAAAGGATCCGGAGTGATTTGCGTGTATGTGGCAATCGGTCAGAAAGCCTCTACAGTGGCAACTACCGTCGAAAAACTCAAAGCTGTCGGCGCCATGGACTACACTATCGTAGTCTCCGCCACGGCTGCCGACCCGGCTCCTATGCAATACATTGCTCCTTATTCAGGTTGCTCGTTCGCAGAATACTTCATGTATAACGAGAAAAAAGCGACTCTGGTGGTATATGACGACCTTTCTAAACAAGCAGTCGCATATCGTCAGATGTCCTTGTTGCTTCGCCGTCCTCCGGGTCGTGAAGCTTACCCCGGAGACGTTTTCTATCTTCACTCTCGCTTATTAGAGCGTGCTGCGAAATTAGATGAAAAATACGGTGCCGGGTCTTTGACCGCGCTTCCGATCATTGAAACGCAAGAGGGTGAGGTTTCTGCTTATATTCCTACGAACGTGATTTCCATCACTGACGGACAGATTTATCTCCAATCCAACTTGTTTGCTTCCGGAGTAAGGCCTGCCGTTGACGTGGGTATTTCAGTATCCCGGGTAGGTTCAGCCGCGCAAATTAAGGCGATGAAACAAGTTGCCGGAAAGATGAAGTTGGAATTGGCTCAGTTTCGGGAACTCGAAGCGTTTGCGCAATTAGGAACGGAGTTGGATCCGATCACTCAATCTCAGTTGGATCGCGGTTACCGAATCGTAGAAGTCCTGAAGCAGCCAGTATCGAATCCTTATCCTGTAGAAGAGCAGGTCGTGGAAATTTTTGCGGTAACTCGCGGGCATATGGATAAAATTCCGGTATCGAAAGCTCGTGAGTTCGGAGTACATCTTTTAAATACTATTCGGGAACAATATCCGGAAGTTTTCAAAGCGATCCGTACCGAGAAGAAGATTGCCGACGAAGGCAAGCTCGGCGAAGTCGTTTCCAAAATCGCTGGCGAGTTCGTCAGGAACCTAAAGTAA
- the atpH gene encoding ATP synthase F1 subunit delta, translating into MSYSAIPKTYATAFAEASTSLEEAEQELDSVIQIIKSEHQFRDFFDIPSVTKEEKERVLTKTFKGKISDITLNFLQVLLNRGRFSFLSEIHDAFKEELDRKAGRVRAKVRSYPALDDSQLAKLRDVLKDKFKSDFILEATEDPSLIGGFVVRFHDLAIDSSMKNQLRKLRQALLETKLPVGVVYEN; encoded by the coding sequence GGAGGCAAGTACTTCCCTGGAAGAGGCCGAGCAAGAATTGGACTCGGTAATCCAAATCATAAAATCGGAACATCAGTTTCGGGACTTTTTCGACATTCCTTCCGTAACGAAGGAAGAGAAGGAGCGCGTCCTAACCAAAACGTTTAAAGGGAAGATTTCGGATATCACTTTAAATTTTCTGCAAGTGCTATTAAATAGAGGAAGATTCTCCTTTTTATCCGAGATTCACGACGCTTTCAAAGAAGAATTGGATCGTAAAGCGGGTCGGGTTCGCGCGAAAGTACGGAGCTATCCCGCTCTCGATGATTCGCAACTTGCGAAATTGCGTGATGTTCTGAAGGACAAATTCAAGTCAGATTTCATTCTGGAAGCTACGGAGGACCCAAGCCTAATCGGTGGTTTTGTGGTCCGTTTCCATGACCTGGCGATCGATTCTTCCATGAAGAACCAGCTAAGGAAGTTAAGACAAGCCTTGCTGGAAACTAAACTACCGGTCGGAGTTGTGTATGAAAATTAA